In Solanum lycopersicum chromosome 3, SLM_r2.1, the genomic stretch GTGGGGGCATACTATTTTGCATGCAGCAACACTTGTGCGCATAAGGCCGAccaattatcatgaattctccCCATTACAATTGACTTTTGGTCAAGAACCAAACATTTCCCATCttagagtttttggatgtgcggtGTATGTCCCAATTGCTCCACCACAACGCACAAAGATGGGGCCTCAAAGAAGGTTGGGGATATATGTTGGGTATGAATCTccttcaatcataaaatatttggagcctatgactggagatttatttaaggcaagatttgttgattgtcattttgatgaatcagtataccaaacattagggggagaacaTAAGTCATTGGGAAAAGAGATAGATTGGAATTCATCATCTCTATCTCATCTGGATCCTCGAACAAACCAATGTGAGCAAGAagttcaaagaataatttatttgcagaaCATTGCAAATCATCTACCAGATGCATTTACTAATCTTCCAAGGATTACTAAATCGTATATTCCAGCTGTTAATACTCCAATTCGAGATGATATCCCGACGGGACAAATTGTTAAGGCAAATGAGTCTAGATCACATTTGAAGCATGGTAGACCAATTGGTTCCAAGGATAAAAATTCTCgaaagagaaaaggaataaatgatcaagatgatcatgggttgaaagaaatttctcaagatGAGACCCAAGTCATTACACATGATGAGGAGGAGGTTCGAACttctgaaaataatgaaattttaatgaattatgTCTCGACGAGAAAGTTGTGGAACCGAAATAATGTTGTGATTGACAACATATTTGCCTATAATGTTGCTATTGAAATAATGcaacaagatgaagattttgagCCAAAATTTGTTCACGAATGTAGACagagaaatgattggccaaaatggaaggATGCAATTCAAGCTGAATTGGCTTCACTAGAAAAACGTGAAGTTTTTGGACCGATAATCCGAACACCTGAAGATATCAAaccagtggggtacaaatagatttttgtacaaaaaaagaaatgagaaaggtGAAGTCATGAGATATAAGGCCCGACTCGTTGCTCAAGGTTTTTCTCAAAGACCTGGCATTGATTATATGGAGACATATTCTCCAGTGGTAGATGCAATCACCTTCAGATATCTTATAAATTTGAAagttcatgaaaaacttgaaatgcGTCTAATGGAAGTTGTCACAGCCTATCTATATGGCTCATTGGaccacaacattttcatgaaaatttctGAAGCATTCAAAGTGCCTGAAGCATACAAAGATTCAAGAGAAACTTGTTCAATAAAACTTCAGAAATATCTGTATGGATTGAAACAATTAGGAAGGATGTGGTACAATCGTCTGAGtaaatatttgttaaagaaagggTACAAAAATGACCCGATTTGTCCCTGCATTTTCATTAAACGGTTGGGGTCTGAATTTGTAATAATAGCTGTgtgtgttgatgatttgaacatCATTGACACTCATAAAGAGCTTTTAGAAGCTGTTGAGTGTctgaaaaaagaatttgaaatgaaagatcttggcaagacaaaattttgtcttggctTATAGATTGAGAATTTGTCAAATGGAATACTTGTTCATCAATCAACGTACACATAAAAGGTACTAAAGCGTGTTTACATGGATAACTCACATCCATTGAGTACTCCAATGGTGGTAAGATCGCTTAACATCAATACAGATCCATTTCGACCTCAAGAGAATGATGAAgagcttcttggtgatgaaactccttCTCTTAGTGCGATCGGGGCACTAATGTACCTTGCTAACAATACTCGACCAGATATCTGTTTTGCAGTAAgtctactggcaagattcagttcctCCCCAATAAAAAGACATTGGAATGGTGTTAAACACATACTTCGATATCTTCGAGGGACCATGGACGtgggtttattctattccaATGAATCCAAATCAGAACTGATTGGTTACGCAAATGCAGGGTATTTATCAGATCCGCATAAAGCTCGATCACAAACAGGCTATATGTTTACATGTGGAGACACGACAATATTttggcgatcaatgaagcaaacgtTGGTAgccacttcttcaaatcatgcagaaataatagtcatccatgaagcaagtcgagagtgcgtctggttgagatcaatgaccCATCGTATTcaggaaatgtgtggtttttctttgaaaaagaatataccaaccacaatgtacgaaaaTAATGCTGCATGTATAGCTTAATTGAACAGAGGATACATCAAAGAAGACCGGACAAAACACATCTCACCAAAGTTCTTTTTCACgcatgatcttcaacaaaatggtgagatagaagttcaacaaatttgttcaagtgataatcttgctgatttattcactaaggcattgccaacatcaacatttgaGAAGTTGAGATACAACATTGGAATGCGCCGTCTCCGAGAAATCAAGTAAAGTTTTCATCAGAGGGAGTGAAATAcgcgttgtactcttttccttaactatggttttgtcccaagttggattttcctggtaaggtttttaacgaGACAACATTCAAAG encodes the following:
- the LOC138347628 gene encoding secreted RxLR effector protein 161-like is translated as MDNSHPLSTPMVVRSLNINTDPFRPQENDEELLGDETPSLSAIGALMYLANNTRPDICFAVSLLARFSSSPIKRHWNGVKHILRYLRGTMDVGLFYSNESKSELIGYANAGYLSDPHKARSQTGYMFTCGDTTIFWRSMKQTLVATSSNHAEIIVIHEASREGYIKEDRTKHISPKFFFTHDLQQNGEIEVQQICSSDNLADLFTKALPTSTFEKLRYNIGMRRLREIK